From the genome of Acidobacteriota bacterium, one region includes:
- a CDS encoding mannose-1-phosphate guanylyltransferase/mannose-6-phosphate isomerase: MIPAVLSGGSGTRLWPVSRAAFPKQFNRLLDESLLVKTLKRLVPFGAPRVIAVSGSEHLTGGVLEGLGLDPATALYEPYGRNTAPAVALLCRQLELEGRGNEIVGIFPADHLVEDETAFAAAVRLAEGAAADGAIVTLGIRPTEPATGYGYLEATDQVVAGEPPLAAYRARAFHEKPDAATAEEYLAAGNFFWNAGMFVFRVNTLIAAFERHMPEMWAQLSELRDDHSNLGEVYRTLPAESLDYGVMEKLDGLVTIPCAMGWSDLGSWDEVARVRPSGTKVFEVSAKGNFVLPHGDKVYGLVGVSDLRVVDTADALLVTGQGATQGVKELVDQIKNADLKEAEAHAFEERPWGSFEVLRDGEEFKSKILRVAPGKRLSYQSHKKRSEHWVIIRGRPQIVLDGETLTPGPGEHVFIPVGSKHRIANPTGDWVELVEVQVGSYFGEDDIVRYEDDWQRS; the protein is encoded by the coding sequence ATGATTCCAGCCGTACTTTCCGGCGGCAGCGGCACACGCTTGTGGCCCGTGTCCCGTGCCGCCTTTCCGAAACAGTTCAACCGCCTGTTGGACGAGTCCCTGCTGGTCAAGACGCTCAAGCGCCTGGTGCCCTTCGGCGCTCCGCGAGTGATCGCCGTCAGCGGCTCCGAACATCTGACCGGCGGCGTCTTGGAGGGACTGGGCCTCGATCCCGCCACCGCCCTCTATGAACCCTACGGCCGCAACACCGCACCGGCGGTGGCGCTGCTCTGCCGACAGCTCGAACTCGAAGGGCGAGGGAACGAAATCGTCGGCATCTTTCCGGCGGACCACCTGGTGGAGGACGAAACCGCTTTCGCCGCCGCCGTCCGCCTCGCCGAAGGCGCGGCCGCCGACGGCGCCATCGTCACCCTCGGCATCCGACCGACGGAACCGGCGACCGGCTACGGCTACCTCGAGGCGACGGACCAAGTGGTGGCCGGCGAACCGCCCCTCGCCGCCTACCGCGCCCGGGCGTTCCACGAGAAGCCCGACGCGGCCACCGCCGAGGAGTATCTTGCCGCCGGCAATTTCTTCTGGAACGCCGGCATGTTCGTCTTTCGGGTGAACACCCTGATCGCCGCCTTCGAACGCCACATGCCGGAGATGTGGGCGCAGCTCTCGGAGCTGAGGGACGACCACTCGAACCTCGGCGAGGTCTACCGCACACTGCCCGCCGAAAGTCTGGACTACGGAGTGATGGAAAAACTCGACGGCCTGGTGACCATTCCCTGCGCCATGGGTTGGAGCGACCTCGGGAGCTGGGACGAGGTGGCCCGGGTGCGGCCGAGCGGCACCAAGGTCTTCGAGGTCTCTGCCAAAGGCAACTTCGTCCTGCCCCACGGCGACAAGGTCTACGGCCTGGTGGGCGTGTCCGACCTGCGGGTGGTGGACACGGCGGACGCCCTTCTGGTCACCGGTCAGGGCGCCACCCAGGGCGTCAAGGAGCTGGTCGACCAGATCAAGAACGCCGACCTCAAGGAAGCCGAGGCGCACGCTTTCGAGGAGCGTCCCTGGGGCTCCTTCGAGGTGCTTCGGGATGGCGAGGAATTCAAGTCCAAGATCTTGCGGGTGGCACCGGGAAAGCGCCTTTCCTACCAATCCCACAAAAAGCGCTCCGAGCACTGGGTGATCATCCGGGGCCGACCCCAGATCGTGCTCGATGGCGAAACCCTCACGCCAGGACCGGGGGAACACGTTTTCATCCCCGTCGGCAGCAAGCATCGCATCGCCAACCCCACGGGCGATTGGGTCGAGCTGGTGGAGGTGCAGGTCGGCAGCTACTTCGGCGAAGACGACATCGTGCGCTACGAGGACGACTGGCAGCGCTCGTGA